Part of the Candidozyma auris chromosome 4, complete sequence genome, GCGCTTGTGTGCACGCCAATGGTGACGCCTTCGTATAGTGCACTTCTCTAGTACAGATCACAACCCGGTAGTTCTGCTGTACCCGGCTGAATTTGAGGAATGAAATGAGACCATGGTATTATTTCGAGCTATTTATATACAACTATCATGacttttatttttttaaGGGCTGGTTCTGGAGGCTGATGCGGTCAAGGAGTGCGCCCGGaccatttgcagccaaaaaatATCATTTTCACCGAAGGTACAAAATCGACAAAGTTACCAGACtctgaaaagaaaaaaaaaaaatagacCCTATCAATGAGCCTTGGAAGTGATATTAGACGAATATGatatttcttcacctcCTCCACGAATCTCCTGGAGCTCTTGATGGGCGTCTTGAtacttggctgcgaaaaactcTCAAGGGTATCTTCGTAGGTTCAATGTCACTTACCAACAAGTCTTAGACAATATTGACAACAAAGAGTAATAGATTTAAAGTTCTTTAGTAGTTCAAGTGAAAGCTACTTATTTAGCATTCTTTGCTGGGAGTAAAGAATGGATATAATTCTGCGTGCACTGAGTCTTCTCCAGTCAATTCCCACACACTCGACACACTTCATGTAAGACGACTACAAAAAGAATTCGTTCAGTTTGTAACAGACTCTTATACTCATTTATCTGATTCTACGAATTTTCAGTTTAATGGCTGGAGAGGTAGTTTTCACCTAGTGGCCCTTTGAGCCTCGCACTACCGCACCACGAAAACTCTATAGAATAATCTTCAACTACCGCAGATCTCGTACAACTTCACACTTCCCCATGTCAGTGCAAATTTTTGGCGACCAGGCCAGCGAGGAGCGTGCAGAAAACGCCAGAATGTCGGCATTTGTGGGCGCCATTGCCGTCGGCGACCTTGTGAAAACGACATTGGGCCCCAAGGGCATGGACAAGTTATTGCAGTCAGCTTCAGACCCAAACAAATCGTTAATCACCAACGATGGTGCTACCATCTTAAAACTGATCCCATTGGATAACCCTGCAGCAAAAGTCTTGGTGAACATTGCCAAAGTTCAGGACGATGAGGTTGGCGATGGTACCACTTCAGTCACAGTGCTCGGAGCTGAGCTCTTGAGAGAGGCAGAGCAGCTTGTGGATAAGAGGATCCACCCACAGACCATCATTGAGGGCTACCGTATTGCTAGAGATACTGCTGTGGAGGCTTTGAACAAAGTggccatcaacaactctgGCAACGCTGAGAAATTCAGGGCCGATTTGGTGAACATAGCCAAAACGACACTCTCGTCGAAGATCTTAGCCCAGGACAAACACCATTTTGCGGAACTTGCTGTGGATGCTATCTTGAGATTGAAGGGATCGACAAACTTGAACAACATCCAGATAATAAAAAAGGCCGGTGGTAAGTTGGCTGACTCGTACTTGGATGAGGGGTTcatcttggagaagaagtttggtATCAATCAGCCCAAAAAAGTCACTAACGCAAACATCTTAGTGGCAAACACTTCGATGGATACCGATAAAGTAAAGATCTTTGGCGCCAAGTTCAAGGTGGACTCGACATCGAAGTTGGCTGAATTAGAGAAGGCCGAGAAgcagaaaatgaagagcAAGATTGAtaaaatcaagaagtttggcATCAACGTTTTTATCAATAGACAACTAATTTACGACTACCCTGAGCAGTTGTTTACTGActcaaaaatcaattcCATCGAGCACGCTGATTTTGACGGTGTGGAAAGATTGGCCTTGGTTACCGGTGCCGAAGTCGTTTCTACCTTTGATGAGCCAGATAAGGTTCGTTTGGGCCATTGCGAGCtgattgaagagatcttgaTTGGTGAAGACCCTTTCCTTAAATTTTCTGGCTGTGCCGCGGGTGAAGCATGTACTATAGTTTTGAGGGGTGCTACCGAACAAGGTTTGGACGAGGCAGAGAGATCGCTCCACGATGCATTGTCTGTATTGTCGCAGACCACAAGAGAAACCAGGACGGTTTTGGGTGGTGGATGCTCAGAAATGGTCATGTCTAAAGCTGTGGACCAAGCAGCTGCAAATGAAACCGGCAAAAAAGCACTTGCCATTGAGGCATTTGCTCGTGCATTGAGAGCCTTACCCACAATTCTAGCAGATAATGCTGGTTTTGATTCAAGCGAGTTGGTCACCAAATTGAGATCAGCAATTTACAACGGCATGCTGACGTCGGGattggacttgatcaatggTACCGTTGCTGACATGAGAGAAATGGGCATTGTTGAGTCTTACAAGTTGAAGCGTGCTGTGGTGTCCTCGTCGGCAGAGGCTGCCGAGGTCTTGTTGAGGGTTGATAACATTCTTCGTGCCAAACCAAGAACCGCTGACAGAAACCACTAAGTAGCACTTACTTTTATAGAACATCTACGTACATAATCATATCACGAACAAAATGAACGATTACTTCTATTTATGGtctcaatcttcttggGTCTCTTGGGAAGAGCGAAGCACGACGAatgttcttcaaatccaAGTAGAACATCAACACTCTCTCCAAACCAATACCACCACCGGCGTGTGGGGCACATCCATAAGTGAAGGCGTCAACATAGTCATTGACACCCTCAGTGGAGTAGTCAACACCGTGTGCAGCCATTctctctttcaacaactctGGGTCGTGGATACGCTGGGCACCAGACAAGATTTCCTCACCTCTCATGAAAAAGTCGTAAGAGTTGGAGTATCTTGGGTCCTCTGGGTCAGGCATGGTGTAGAAAGGTCTAACAGCCAAGGGGAATTTGTCCAAGATGTAGAAATCGGTATCGTACTTCTCTCTAACCAACTTGCCTAGAAGCTTCTCGTTCTCAGTGGACAAGTCCTCGAAATCGTCAACCTCCTTCCCAGCCTCTCTCAACATGGCAATACCTTCTTTGAAGTGTAATCTGACCATCTTGCCGTCAGCAGGCAACTTGAATTCCTCAACTGGGAACTGCTTTCTGACGGTGTCGATTTCCGTGCCGTATCTTCTCTTGAGCTCGGTGAAAATGAATATGAACAAATTCTCCAACACTTCCATGACCTCGTCATAGTGCTCCTCAAAGGCCATTTCCAAGTCCAAACCAACGAACTCTGTCATGTGACGGTGAGTGTTGGAGTTTTCAGCTCTAAACACTGGAGCAACTTCAAACACTTTCTCGAAATCAGCAGCAATTAACTGCTGCTTGTAGAACTGAGGCGACTGGGCCAAGAATGCGGACCTCTTGAAGTAAGAGACTTCGAACACGTTGGAACCACCTTCGGAGGCAGCTCCCAAGATCTTTGGCGTGTGTATCTCAGTAAAGCCCTTTTTGGCCAAGAACTCTCTGAACAACTCGCAAATACCGTGCTGGATTCTGAAAATCGCCTGGTTAGTTGGTGTTCTCAAGTCAATCACACGAGAGTCCAATCTTGTGTCCAAGTTAACCACAGGCAAGCCAGCAGCCTCAGCCTCAGCGTCGGAACGAGAAGCATCCTCAATCAACATAGGCAACTGCTCTGGAGTCTCCTGAATGGTGTAAATCTTAGTAATGTGAATCTCAGCGTCCTGAACAGTGGCGGACTTGACTGGCTCGTCAACCTTCTTGATAACACCGTGAACAAGAACAATCGACTCTAAGTTGATAGAACCTGCCCATTTCACCATCTGCTTCGACACAGATTGGCCATTAGACTTGATAAGACCCTGTATCAAGCTCAGCTGCTGTCTAAGGGTCATGAAAACCATGGTAGCACCTTGTTGTCTCGAGTTGTGTGCTCTGGCTCTGAACACCACCTCCTGGCCATCGTTGGCAGCACTTAAGTCTGCAATCTTGACTCTTTGAACACCGGACTTCTTGCTCGAGTTGATCAAAGGCAACTTGCCGTAGTTCTCCTTTGCTGGGTCATTAGCAGCCTGAGCTTCCTTCTCGGCTTTTTCCTTGGCCAATTgggcttctctttctgctttcttcttagccttctctttctccttctccaacttcttcaatgcctTCTTCGACAAGGGCTGGCCGTCCTCGCCTAGGATTACACCCTCAGCAGGCTTCTCGGGAGCTTTCTCTTCGATAGAAAGGTTTTTCAAGTCCTTAGTTTCTTCAGACATGATTTTGTGGTAAGTATCTAGAGAGTTGGTACCGGTGATGGATCTGAAATTTTGAAACATATATGCACACTATGTGGTATGAGTAATAGATAGAGTCATGGAGTGACTAAAGATCGAAAGACTGAGAGATACGCAAGGTAAGGGTGATTGAAGTCTACAGAGGGTACtgaattgaaaaaggtTTGCTTTTTTGCTGGGTAAGTTTTACAAGTGAAAGTGTGTGCTCACAATTCTCAGCCGAGCtctcttttcgcagccaaattaCAAATTACTCACACATGTTTGCATTATTCAAAAATGAACTCAAAGTATTGGGGCTTAAATGTTCAACATTTAAGGCTTTGAAGTATCGTAAATAGTAGGTAAGTGTAGATCTCTGATAATGATACTGGTGTACTACgcgttgaaaaaaagaaaacacTATATGATGCAGCTCCATGGCCTCAGATTTCTAATTTTACTAGATATGACTATATAAAATCCCATAAAAAGATGATTCGTCCAATGAATGATGTCACGGCTGTTTTTTTAAAATTTCAACTTATATGATATATCCATACCATATTGTTCTGTCCTCAACAACATCCGATATGGTGTAATGGCTAGCACAGTTCGCTCTCACCGAGCAGATCGGGGTTCGATTCCCCGTATCGGAGTtcctttttgttgatgatgtcaacTATATTTTATTTACCGCAAATTATTTCGACATGGAGTTTGCTTCTCATTTATCGATTTGTGACGTACTGAAGAGCTCGCTTGAGTGTCTGAAGTGATCCtgctttttcgcagccattttatGCGAGCTCATGAGAAGGACAACACTCAAGCAAAAAtaacaaaagaagcaattctctcttttttaTGAGACATGTAGATTTTGTCTTTATTGATAATGAGACATTATTTCAGATTTGTgcagtgaagaagactaCATTTCTTTAGTGTAATAGTGTAGCCCATATTTAACAATCCGGTAAATAAATCAACTGCATTGTGTAATCGAGTGTTTCCTTCTAGAGATGACAACAATTCAACTTCATTGTGTAATCGAGTGTTTCCTTCTAGAGATGACAACaattcaacttctcctttgAAATTAGTGGTACATTCAAAGTGGCGTAgtaactttttttctctttatttttttgtcttaAAGAGATGAGTCCGTATAAAGAACCAAAAGGCTTATCGGAAAAATTTTAACAAATCTCGCGAGAGAAGCTATCTTGTCACACTTTAGAATGATACTGGCTTGAAAATAGCTCGCATTTATTTGTTTTCTGGGGTTTTGCTTCTACCAAATTTACAGCTACAACAAAGTCCATTTTTTGTAATACGGCCGATAGATGAtagtttcttttccatAGTGATGATAATTGGTCTTTTCACGTTTTTAAAAAATGAATACACATATTCAAAACGAAAACTCCCTCTACAGGGACTCAGGCAAACGGATGCGGGAGTTGAGTACTCCAGTGGCCACATATTCTATAACGTGGAACTTCTATCGCCTACAATAAATCGAAGTAGTGAAAAGCACGATTAGCCGGTTGATCCTAGCAATATTCCTACTTCAAAGACTCAAAAAATTTACCGTCTCTGACGTGTGAAGCTGATTGAAGGTTTGCTCTCTATAGCGATATAGTTTTATTTACATTAACCGGAATTTGATAATGTCTTAGTCCTCACTTGAGGCATCGCCGTGGGGTCGATGTGAAGTTACGTAGCACCGCCAGAACAGGATAATTTCCTAAGATAACTTGCTCCGCATTTTGCGATTCTACACAATTTTAAGAACTAAAAAAGAACGTCAAGGTAATTTAACTTTCTAGAAGACGAAAAGTTAAAAGAAATTAATTTAGCTCCGATACGGGGAATCGAACCCCGATCTGCTCGGTGAGAGCGAACTGTGCTAGCCATTACACCATATCGGATTTGATGtgacaaaaaaagctttGAAATAAATATGCCATAGTAAGTAATGACAGAAAAAAGGTGCATAGACAACTTTTAGTATGAATTCTGAGATATCAAAATGATCGTAGCACTTCTCCGAGCGTTTCCTAAGCATGGGCAGATTCTATggacaaaaaaaagtcgAAAAAACAAGATATCGCCAAAACCTTGAAAGATAGGCTTCCAGCCCCCCTGGCCAGCTTGCCTAGTGTTGTGAGGGTTCCCAGGTAAGCTGTTTAACCCTTATATGATTCCCAAGAATCTTTGAATAACCACCCGAGATGCTTACACCTTTGTAGGGTAAGTGTCTCTAACAAGTGAAGCCGATTGGAGGTTTGTTTTCTATGGTGATATAGTTTTATTTACTTTAATCGGAATATGTtgtcttgaaaaagagaacgTGGTTCAGCATCGTCTTCTAAAACTGACTGAAGTTTCTATAAAAAAGTTTTGTTTCTATGGTGAAAAAGTTGCATTTACTTTGAAATCTGAGCAAACGTAGAACAAAAAACGGCTATGGCTGGATCGTAAATCCTGTGAACTGCGAGAATGTGAAGACTTTCTCAGGGTTCTTCCTGACCTCATGTCGTATGTTCTACGGTCGATCAGATATTGTATTCGTAAAAAGGTGCTAGAAATCAGCTGACATATATTTTGATAGATTCGATGTATTAGGAGGTTGTCAATACGTAAGAGTACAATGCAACAGTATCTCGGTAAACACTATACTGAGCTAGTACATCATTTTTCCTTCGCGAGACACTTGACTAATgtaaagttgaagagagaggAAGAGCGGTTTTTCAAACCACAGAGACCGATATAACTCAATTACAGTATGGAGAAATGGCACCCCATCATATACAAAGGACACCGAGTGTTCCCATATTTGTGTCattcaaaattttcaaaaattgacaTCATATTGAAAtatttgatttttgaaacaTTGTCCTGCATATAAGAAAGAGGCATGCTTATATTGCATATGCATTGGGCTCATCACCAAGTTGGTCCCTTGGCCCAGTTGGTTAAGGCGTGGTGCTAATAACGCCAAGATCAGCAGTTCGATCCTGCTAGGGACCACTTCCACAATGGGCGTGTGGCGTAGTTGGTAGCGCGTTCGCTTAGCATGCGAAAGGTCTCCGGTTCGAATCCGGACTCGtccattctttttggcatCTTGACCTTTCATTCATCTTTTTTGCGGTCTCAACTCGGTCTTTTTCCCAATGAACCCTGTCAACTTCATTCTAGCAATGTATCTCGAGGTGTGGTGTTTGTGTACCGCGCCTGTTTTTGCAGTCATTTCAGGTTCCTACGTTTATCCATTCAAGGTTTGTGACTCACCAGCACTGTAGacatcttcttgtacttTCTAACTCAGTTCAAGGGAATCTTTTACTTTTTCGAACATCCAGACTTATGGCCTTGCTACGGTATTTTTCTCTTGCCACAAGTTGCTCTAATGAGTGTCATTTATCTTGCTATGTATGTTTTTGTCTATCCGCTCTATGCTTTATTATCGTTACTAGCGTTCGGTCCCTTTGGTGTGATAAgtgctttcttcaccatcttgCAGTACTCCAATCTCATTCTAGGATTTTTGATTCTGGTTTTCATTACGCCAGGTGCCAGAGGGGTCGTTTTTGATGCCGTGTTGACTCGAGAGGGCCAGCATGAGTTGGTAGTTCAATATGAGCAGCAGCGCCATGTCGACCCAATGACAAAGTGTCAGAAAGTTTCGCAGTTCATTTGCGAAAAGCTTCCTATGATCTTGCTCTTTGAAATCATGTTACTCTTCTTAGGGATGATTCCAGTGATTGGGCCTTGTATTGTGTTGCTTCTCAGGGCACCATGTAAGGGTCGTTCGCTCCTCTCAAGGTACTTTAAGTTGAAGGGTTGGGACAAGCGCCGTGCTAAAGAATTTGACACTTTGCACAGGGGCGACTATACTGCCTTGGGGGCGACGTCGATGTTGTTTGAGATGATTCCCTTTCTGACGATTTTCACGTTGTTCACTGACACTATTGGTGGTGCCTTGTGGACGGTCGACTTGGAGTTCAGTGGAAATACGTTCTCAGTACAAGTAGACACTGTCGACACAACCAAAACCGGCAGCAACGCCGCCCTCGTCACTGGAACTGAACTTGGATCTCAACAAGAATCCGGCGTTCTCATTTGACTTGATCTCGCCAGTCTCTTCATTGAATACTATGGTACCAAAAATGCCAAGTTCCGATACAATGTCCTCGTGATAGATTTGTCCTTCTTTAATAATCTTGTTTTTATGTGTGGGAGGGTGAATGAGCTCCATCAAAACGTAGGCGCCCCATTCAGACTCGTCCAAGGACTTCAAGTGACCTCGTATGTCCTCCTTGTACACGTTGTTTccacctccttctctttgcGGCTTGAGGACGAACTTTTGAGGCTCATCGAATGCTAACCGCTTAGCTTTCTTGCCAGCCTCCGTATCATCCAAGGGATAAATCTTTACAAATGTGGAGAGCAAGAGGTCAATTTCTTCGGGCGAAGAGTCCTTTAGGAAAGCTTTTACTATCTCTGGATCAGTCAAAACCTGCTGAATCTTCTTTGACCCCGAGAGCTGCGTCAACAAAGATGGGCACTTAATAGCTTTAGATAACTCCAAATGAAGTCTAGCATCCCAAGTTTTCTCTGGGTCCATCGAGTAGTCCGAAGGAGCATATCCTGAGCGATAATATACAACAGAAACCTCATCCATGGTGGCCCTGATGTACAATTTGCCAGAATTGATGGTGGTCTTCTCCTTAATCTCTTCTAAAGTCGATCTGTACGATTTGATGCCGTGTTTCTCGAGTAAGGCGTATTCTACAAGTCTTTGATCGAAACAGTTACGCTCCCCTGGCTGGACTACAAAAAGAACCACAGTCTTCTTGTTGTCATTCTCATCATTGTAGAAGTAATTGCCTGCTGCCAAACCATCAGCAATTCTTGCAATGGACTCAGAAACCGGGATGTCGTCCAGTGGATAGTATTTCAAAGAGTAATTGTCATCATAAGCTCCACTATCGTTCAAGTAGTTCTGTGCTTTGCCCACTTTGGTGGATAAACCACCAAAGGAGATACTCACGGTATTGAACTCGATCTGTTTCACGGAATGATCGGTTTGATTATACATGTAATCTGAGCGAAAGACTCCTAAGCTCAAAGGCTGAGGCAATGTACCGCCGCTTTGTTCCACAGCCTTCACATAAGTCTCATACAACTTCCCCGTGAAATCCTTATCGAACTTTGCCAATGACTTGATTAAATCCACGAGCCAGACCTTCTCGTGCGAAACAACATTTGCATACAATTTGTTGAACACAGTCTGCACCTTCATGGCGTTCTCAAACAAGTCTCTAGGAAACGGTGTTGGAAACATTGTAATAGGTGCATTGCTAGCAGAGTGGAGCTGCCACTGAGGCGGGTACATAACAAGTCCATTGGCCAAGGCCCAGTGAGAGAGTTTTTCCACAAGCTCTTTCTCGTTTTCCGGTGAAAGGCTGGGAAAGTCCTTGTACATGTTGTAGATTGTAAGGTGTAATAGAGAGGTAGAAGCTCTGCTTACCAATTGGTGGTAGATACCCCAAATGGCGATACCGTCGATAGCCAATGTGCAGGAACATTGATTGCAAAACTGTAAAGTAGATGCTTCATTTAATGTGTagtcaagaaattgagctATAGGAAAAGAGATGAATGGAGAAGAGAtcgatggagaagagacTGAATTAAAGGAGGCTGTGTGCGTTTCATTGTGCTGGAAGATACCGCTGAATATTAAAGTGATGTAACAGTGCTAAGGAAACATTGTAGCACTGCTTGATAAATAATATACAAGGATAAGACTAGCGTGAATTGTTAGAGGCTAATTATTttatcaagaaggagtcATAAGCACGGAGTGGGGAGCTGCCCAAAATGCCGTCGGCGAATACAGAAATAAAGTGTGGCGTTTGTGGGTCTACAAAGAAATCTATCTATGAAAACGGTAAAACGGATGTTTTAACAGTTTGACTTAACTTATAATCTTTAATTTCCTGACTATTTGACTTCGCGAatacttcttgattttgtgtCCAACGTTTCTACATGAAGTGGACTGTGAAATTGTCTAGATTGGTTCTTCAGCGGCAATAGACTTTCA contains:
- the CCT2 gene encoding chaperonin-containing T-complex subunit CCT2 is translated as MSVQIFGDQASEERAENARMSAFVGAIAVGDLVKTTLGPKGMDKLLQSASDPNKSLITNDGATILKSIPLDNPAAKVLVNIAKVQDDEVGDGTTSVTVLGAELLREAEQLVDKRIHPQTIIEGYRIARDTAVEALNKVAINNSGNAEKFRADLVNIAKTTLSSKILAQDKHHFAELAVDAILRLKGSTNLNNIQIIKKAGGKLADSYLDEGFILEKKFGINQPKKVTNANILVANTSMDTDKVKIFGAKFKVDSTSKLAELEKAEKQKMKSKIDKIKKFGINVFINRQLIYDYPEQLFTDSKINSIEHADFDGVERLALVTGAEVVSTFDEPDKVRLGHCESIEEILIGEDPFLKFSGCAAGEACTIVLRGATEQGLDEAERSLHDALSVLSQTTRETRTVLGGGCSEMVMSKAVDQAAANETGKKALAIEAFARALRALPTILADNAGFDSSELVTKLRSAIYNGMSTSGLDLINGTVADMREMGIVESYKLKRAVVSSSAEAAEVLLRVDNILRAKPRTADRNH
- the DPS1-1 gene encoding aspartate--tRNA ligase DPS1, which translates into the protein MSEETKDLKNLSIEEKAPEKPAEGVILGEDGQPLSKKALKKLEKEKEKAKKKAEREAQLAKEKAEKEAQAANDPAKENYGKLPLINSSKKSGVQRVKIADLSAANDGQEVVFRARAHNSRQQGATMVFMTLRQQSSLIQGLIKSNGQSVSKQMVKWAGSINLESIVLVHGVIKKVDEPVKSATVQDAEIHITKIYTIQETPEQLPMLIEDASRSDAEAEAAGLPVVNLDTRLDSRVIDLRTPTNQAIFRIQHGICELFREFLAKKGFTEIHTPKILGAASEGGSNVFEVSYFKRSAFLAQSPQFYKQQLIAADFEKVFEVAPVFRAENSNTHRHMTEFVGLDLEMAFEEHYDEVMEVLENLFIFIFTELKRRYGTEIDTVRKQFPVEEFKLPADGKMVRLHFKEGIAMLREAGKEVDDFEDLSTENEKLLGKLVREKYDTDFYILDKFPLAVRPFYTMPDPEDPRYSNSYDFFMRGEEILSGAQRIHDPELLKERMAAHGVDYSTEGVNDYVDAFTYGCAPHAGGGIGLERVLMFYLDLKNIRRASLFPRDPRRLRP
- the GSH2 gene encoding glutathione synthase — encoded protein: MYKDFPSLSPENEKELVEKLSHWALANGLVMYPPQWQLHSASNAPITMFPTPFPRDLFENAMKVQTVFNKLYANVVSHEKVWLVDLIKSLAKFDKDFTGKLYETYVKAVEQSGGTLPQPLSLGVFRSDYMYNQTDHSVKQIEFNTVSISFGGLSTKVGKAQNYLNDSGAYDDNYSLKYYPSDDIPVSESIARIADGLAAGNYFYNDENDNKKTVVLFVVQPGERNCFDQRLVEYALLEKHGIKSYRSTLEEIKEKTTINSGKLYIRATMDEVSVVYYRSGYAPSDYSMDPEKTWDARLHLELSKAIKCPSLLTQLSGSKKIQQVLTDPEIVKAFLKDSSPEEIDLLLSTFVKIYPLDDTEAGKKAKRLAFDEPQKFVLKPQREGGGNNVYKEDIRGHLKSLDESEWGAYVLMELIHPPTHKNKIIKEGQIYHEDIVSELGIFGTIVFNEETGEIKSNENAGFLLRSKFSSSDEGGVAAGFGCVDSVYLY